A stretch of Miscanthus floridulus cultivar M001 chromosome 13, ASM1932011v1, whole genome shotgun sequence DNA encodes these proteins:
- the LOC136499998 gene encoding uncharacterized protein, translating into MSGPLSTSTSPPPRSPITTAAQLLPLASTLAPSSTMSMEQMTATIHELTRSMTAMQSYLSSQQPLPSPPRPPPPPPSTQSSMASLPPMFPAGSPQSSATGVPIHLLWMPSSPSPIPSYALAPTVGPVYTMATFPATTTLPAPAPTTGALIHYGGAVQQPYYTKGFSMEALMALYSPAATCNTTTTPRRPLPLLQNQ; encoded by the coding sequence ATGTCAGGCCCTCTTTCCACCTCCACCAGCCCACCGCCGCGGTCGCCAATCACCACTGCTGCGCAGCTGCTGCCACTTGCTTCGACGCTCGCTCCGTCCTCTACAATGTCGATGGAGCAGATGACCGCGACCATCCATGAGCTGACCCGTTCCATGACCGCGATGCAGTCCTACCTCTCCTCGCAGCAGCCGCTGCCCTCCCCACCgcgcccaccaccgccgccgccatcgacgCAATCGTCCATGGCCTCCCTGCCGCCGATGTTCCCTGCTGGGAGCCCCCAATCCAGTGCAACTGGCGTGCCCATCCATCTACTGTGGATGCCGTCCTCCCCATCGCCGATCCCATCTTATGCCCTGGCCCCGACGGTAGGGCCGGTGTATACAATGGCAACGTTTCCAGCGACCACGACGTTGCCTGCCCCAGCCCCTACCACAGGCGCCCTGATCCACTACGGTGGGGCGGTACAGCAGCCCTACTACACCAAGGGGTTTTCTATGGAGGCATTGATGGCCCTCTACTCTCCGGCGGCAACATGCAACACCACCACGACGCCTCGTCGTCCGCTGCCTTTGCTCCAGAACCAGTAG